From Juglans regia cultivar Chandler chromosome 8, Walnut 2.0, whole genome shotgun sequence, the proteins below share one genomic window:
- the LOC109007796 gene encoding renalase isoform X2, with translation MGTRIIDPWPLIFDHAAQFFTVNDSRFAELVDCWLEKGLIQEWQGIIGELDVGGLFSPFPSSLRRYVGVNGMRPLADSLLSETCMVNVVRPCWISKLEPFNGMWHLSENGKPCGEFDAIVIAHNGKCANRLLATSGLPLIARQMKRLELSSIWALLAAFEDPLPLPGGAVTSFEGAFVKGVDSVSWMANNTKKLLRSQSSGPHCWTFLSTAAYGKRNKVPQENIPTATAEKVKAGMLEGVEAALGLSKGSLKKPLYTRVQLWGAALPTNTPGIPCIFDPQGRAGICGDWLLGSSIESAALSGMSLANHIADYFQSGGAHPEEFAVGLQNEFQPLEGHDVGQFPGLESEKKQMNEARAYQLAS, from the exons ATGGGAACCAGAATAATAGATCCGTGGCCGTTAATATTTGACCATGCGGCTCAGTTCTTTACTGTAAATGATTCTCGGTTTGCTGAGTTGGTGGATTGCTGGTTGGAGAAAGGTCTGATTCAAGAGTGGCAGGGTATTATTGGGGAGCTTGACGTGGGTGGTCTGTTTTCTccatttccttcttctcttaGAAGATATGTAGGTGTTAATGGCATGCGCCCCCTTGCTGACTCATTACTATCTGAG ACTTGTATGGTTAATGTGGTGAGACCTTGCTGGATAAGTAAACTTGAGCCATTTAATGGAATGTGGCACTTGAGTGAAAATGGAAAACCTTGTGGAGAGTTTGATGCGATTGTTATTGCACATAATG GAAAGTGTGCAAATCGCTTGCTTGCGACCTCGGGCTTACCCTTAATTGCAAGGCAGATGAAG AGGCTGGAATTAAGTTCTATATGGGCCCTCCTTGCAGCATTTGAGGACCCTCTTCCTCTCCCAGGCGGTGCAGTTACatcttttgaaggagcttttgTCAAAGGGGTTGATTCTGTCTCTTGGATGGCAAACAATACAAAGAAACTTCTGCGCTCCCAAAGTAGTGGCCCTCACTGTTGGACCTTTCTTAGCACTGCAGCTTATGGAAAGCGGAACAAGGTTCCACAG GAAAACATCCCAACTGCCACAGCAGAGAAGGTGAAGGCAGGCATGCTTGAGGGTGTTGAGGCTGCGCTGGGGTTATCAAAAGGATCACTTAAGAAACCACTTTATACCCGTGTCCAACTATG GGGTGCAGCTCTTCCCACTAATACACCTGGCATCCCCTGCATATTTGATCCTCAAGGAAGGGCTGGTATATGTGGCGATTGGTTACTTGGTTCAAGTATAGAGTCAGCAGCCTTGAGTGGTATGAGTCTTGCCAATCAT ATTGCAGATTATTTTCAAAGTGGTGGAGCTCATCCTGAAGAGTTTGCCGTCGGTTTACAGAATGAGTTTCAACCACTTGAAGGACATGATGTTGGACAGTTTCCAGGACTGGAGTCCGAAAAAAAACAGATGAACGAGGCCCGGGCTTATCAACTTGCCTCCTGA
- the LOC109007796 gene encoding renalase isoform X1, which produces MYASIPSFSSSSLVSRALKPPKPSSHCLSFKTLTLTCTSQTKPKKRATTNAPKPTSKSNRKPSYGTSRRSVLKKTFNQEQVMFSAPVSNDPVVAIIGGGMAGLICALNLEKRGVRSTVFDTGIHGLGGRMGTRIIDPWPLIFDHAAQFFTVNDSRFAELVDCWLEKGLIQEWQGIIGELDVGGLFSPFPSSLRRYVGVNGMRPLADSLLSETCMVNVVRPCWISKLEPFNGMWHLSENGKPCGEFDAIVIAHNGKCANRLLATSGLPLIARQMKRLELSSIWALLAAFEDPLPLPGGAVTSFEGAFVKGVDSVSWMANNTKKLLRSQSSGPHCWTFLSTAAYGKRNKVPQENIPTATAEKVKAGMLEGVEAALGLSKGSLKKPLYTRVQLWGAALPTNTPGIPCIFDPQGRAGICGDWLLGSSIESAALSGMSLANHIADYFQSGGAHPEEFAVGLQNEFQPLEGHDVGQFPGLESEKKQMNEARAYQLAS; this is translated from the exons ATGTACGCCTCcattccttctttttcttcctcttcccttGTGTCCCGAGCCCTCAAACCCCCAAAGCCCTCATCCCACTGCTTATCCTTCAAAACCCTAACGCTAACCTGTACATCACAAACCAAACCCAAGAAAAGAGCCACCACGAATGCCCCGAAACCCACCTCCAAAAGCAATAGAAAGCCGTCATATGGTACCTCCAGAAGGTCTGTTCTCAAGAAAACATTCAACCAGGAGCAAGTTATGTTCTCCGCTCCGGTCTCCAATGACCCGGTCGTGGCGATAATCGGCGGAGGGATGGCGGGTTTGATATGTGCCTTGAATTTGGAGAAGAGAGGGGTTCGGTCCACGGTTTTCGACACG gGGATTCATGGTTTGGGAGGAAGAATGGGAACCAGAATAATAGATCCGTGGCCGTTAATATTTGACCATGCGGCTCAGTTCTTTACTGTAAATGATTCTCGGTTTGCTGAGTTGGTGGATTGCTGGTTGGAGAAAGGTCTGATTCAAGAGTGGCAGGGTATTATTGGGGAGCTTGACGTGGGTGGTCTGTTTTCTccatttccttcttctcttaGAAGATATGTAGGTGTTAATGGCATGCGCCCCCTTGCTGACTCATTACTATCTGAG ACTTGTATGGTTAATGTGGTGAGACCTTGCTGGATAAGTAAACTTGAGCCATTTAATGGAATGTGGCACTTGAGTGAAAATGGAAAACCTTGTGGAGAGTTTGATGCGATTGTTATTGCACATAATG GAAAGTGTGCAAATCGCTTGCTTGCGACCTCGGGCTTACCCTTAATTGCAAGGCAGATGAAG AGGCTGGAATTAAGTTCTATATGGGCCCTCCTTGCAGCATTTGAGGACCCTCTTCCTCTCCCAGGCGGTGCAGTTACatcttttgaaggagcttttgTCAAAGGGGTTGATTCTGTCTCTTGGATGGCAAACAATACAAAGAAACTTCTGCGCTCCCAAAGTAGTGGCCCTCACTGTTGGACCTTTCTTAGCACTGCAGCTTATGGAAAGCGGAACAAGGTTCCACAG GAAAACATCCCAACTGCCACAGCAGAGAAGGTGAAGGCAGGCATGCTTGAGGGTGTTGAGGCTGCGCTGGGGTTATCAAAAGGATCACTTAAGAAACCACTTTATACCCGTGTCCAACTATG GGGTGCAGCTCTTCCCACTAATACACCTGGCATCCCCTGCATATTTGATCCTCAAGGAAGGGCTGGTATATGTGGCGATTGGTTACTTGGTTCAAGTATAGAGTCAGCAGCCTTGAGTGGTATGAGTCTTGCCAATCAT ATTGCAGATTATTTTCAAAGTGGTGGAGCTCATCCTGAAGAGTTTGCCGTCGGTTTACAGAATGAGTTTCAACCACTTGAAGGACATGATGTTGGACAGTTTCCAGGACTGGAGTCCGAAAAAAAACAGATGAACGAGGCCCGGGCTTATCAACTTGCCTCCTGA